Proteins encoded within one genomic window of Amorphoplanes friuliensis DSM 7358:
- a CDS encoding methylated-DNA--[protein]-cysteine S-methyltransferase gives MMWHTTLDTPAGPFTYVVSDAGAVRASGFTAEVGTLLPLVHDKLREESQPAASPGPVGDAVHSYLAGDLTAIDSVVVEQHTGGPFMTHAWQVMRDIKPGEPVTYTGFAELAGRPSAVRAAATACARNAAALFVPCHRVLGTDGTLRGYRWGLDVKTWLLQHEQTAGIQGPAVVSHSATRSVQRTKM, from the coding sequence ATGATGTGGCACACGACCCTCGACACCCCCGCCGGCCCGTTCACCTACGTCGTGAGCGACGCCGGGGCGGTCCGCGCCTCGGGTTTCACGGCCGAGGTCGGGACGCTGCTCCCTCTCGTCCACGACAAGCTGCGGGAGGAGTCACAACCCGCCGCATCGCCGGGCCCGGTGGGCGACGCGGTCCACTCCTACCTCGCCGGCGACCTCACCGCGATCGACAGCGTGGTGGTCGAGCAGCACACCGGCGGGCCGTTCATGACCCACGCCTGGCAGGTCATGCGCGACATCAAGCCCGGCGAGCCGGTGACGTACACCGGCTTCGCCGAGCTGGCCGGCCGCCCGTCCGCGGTGCGCGCCGCAGCGACGGCGTGCGCCCGCAACGCCGCGGCGCTTTTCGTGCCGTGCCACCGGGTGCTGGGGACCGACGGCACGCTGCGGGGTTACCGGTGGGGCCTCGACGTCAAGACCTGGCTGCTGCAGCACGAGCAGACCGCCGGCATTCAGGGGCCGGCAGTCGTCTCCCACTCGGCGACCAGGTCCGTGCAGCGGACAAAAATGTGA